A genomic window from Lycium barbarum isolate Lr01 chromosome 4, ASM1917538v2, whole genome shotgun sequence includes:
- the LOC132638664 gene encoding transcription factor MYB41-like — protein sequence MGRSPTSNDKNGLKKGPWTQEEDVKLIEYIQVHGPGNWRSLPKNAGLERCGKSCRLRWTNYLRPDIKRGRFSFEEEETIIQLHSILGNKWSAIAARLPGRTDNEIKNYWNTHIRKRLLKMGLDPVTHSPRLDILDLSSLLNSTQLNLSSLLGLQALVNPQVMRLATLASNVFASHTETNPEILLQKLQETQFLNTQIQNHEGQEELLQKFQENQFSNAPLENHTPTIFQPNNNQTQEIPTCTQSNVGPYLVSDQKLPEKVMLPLQTYGQNLKENACEQNFSFDSILSSTPLSSSVEDERDSYCSNFMKFEIPESLYFDDLL from the exons ATGGGAAGATCACCAACTAGTAATGATAAAAATGGACTCAAGAAAGGTCCATGGACCCAAGAGGAAGATGTTAAGCTCATAGAATATATTCAAGTTCATGGTCCTGGAAACTGGCGTAGCCTCCCCAAAAATGCTG GACTTGAAAGGTGTGGAAAGAGTTGTCGTCTTCGTTGGACAAATTATTTGAGACCAGATATTAAGAGAGGAAGATTCTCATTTGAGGAAGAAGAAACTATTATCCAACTTCACAGTATTCTTGGCAACAA GTGGTCTGCCATAGCGGCTCGTTTGCCGGGAAGAACGGACaatgaaataaaaaattattgGAATACTCATATAAGAAAAAGACTTTTAAAGATGGGACTTGATCCAGTTACTCACAGCCCTCGTCTTGATATATTAGACTTATCATCACTCCTTAACTCCACACAACTCAACCTTTCAAGTTTACTTGGACTACAAGCACTTGTAAACCCTCAAGTCATGAGACTTGCCACTTTAGCCTCTAATGTTTTTGCATCTCACACTGAAACTAATCCAGAAATATTATTACAAAAACTTCAAGAAACCCAATTTTTGAACACACAAATTCAAAACCATGAAGGGCAAGAAGAGTTGCTACAaaagtttcaagaaaatcaaTTTTCAAATGCCCCATTAGAAAATCATACCCCAACTATTTTCCAACCTAATAATAATCAGACTCAAGAAATACCAACATGCACACAATCAAACGTGGGACCATATTTGGTGAGTGACCAAAAGTTACCTGAAAAAGTGATGCTACCATTGCAAACCTATGgccaaaatttaaaagaaaacgcATGCGAACAGAATTTCAGCTTCGATTCAATTTTGTCATCAACACCTTTGTCAAGTAGTGTAGAAGATGAGAGAGATAGCTATTGTAGTAATTTTATGAAGTTCGAGATTCCAGAGAGTTTATATTTTGATGATTTATTGTAA